In Erigeron canadensis isolate Cc75 chromosome 1, C_canadensis_v1, whole genome shotgun sequence, a single window of DNA contains:
- the LOC122584150 gene encoding protein CASP, protein MEGSQQQQQQQQEARDNNNNNSSSAAAAAPIPSVANFWREFDLEKERSILDEQGLRIAENQENSQKNRRKLAESTRDFKKAPAEEKPNLFNSLLRGYQEEVDNLTKRAKFGENAFLNIYQKLYEAPDPYPVVASVAEKDSKISDLESENRKMKVELEEFRTEATHLKNQQATIRRLEDRTRQLEQQMEEKVKEIVEMKQRSLAEENQKTMEVLKEREQLLQDQLRQAQDSVSNMQKLHELAQSKLFEYHAQSEEDTAAKQTEVNLLMDEVERAQTRLLSLEREKGALQSQLQTANEDNDTKRSDDADSNSILENSLSAKEKIISELNTELHRIETTLANEREQHINEIKKLNALLNEKEIALQEIRKELQERPTEKLVDDLRKKVQILQAVGYNSIEAEDWEVATTGEEMSKLESLLLDKNRKMEHQLTQLKVQLSEKTSLAETSESKILELTSKINEQQKLIQKLEDDILKGYNSKDRKGSMFEDWDLSETGGKDFSENTDHKHVSSDQDQNSMLKVICNQRDRFRARLRETEEEIRQLKERIGVLTTELEKTKADNVKLYGKIRYVQDYNLEKVVSRGSRKQSAEDLESGFSSDVESKYKKIYEDDINPFAAFSKKEKDLRYKELGLRDKITLTSGRFLLGNKYARTFAFFYTIGLHILVFSCLYRMSALSNLSHGPEEFAGNEKIVNLPHAM, encoded by the exons ATGGAAGGatctcaacaacaacaacaacaacaacaagaagcaagggataataataataataattcatcatcagcagcagctgcAGCACCTATTCCTTCTGTTGCTAATTTCTGGAGAG AGTTCGATTTAGAGAAAGAAAGGAGCATATTAGATGAGCAAGGGCTTAGAATTGCTGAAAATCAGGAAAACAGCCAGAAGAACCGCAGGAAACTTGCAGAGAGCACCAGAG ATTTTAAGAAAGCACCAGCAGAAGAAAAGCCAAACTTGTTCAATTCGTTACTTAGGGGTTATCAAGAAGAGGTTGACAATCTTACTAAACGGGCCAAATTCGGCGAAAATGCTTTTCTTAACATATACCAGAAACTTTACGAGGCTCCAGATCCTTATCCTGTTGTTGCTTCAGTTGCT GAGAAAGATTCAAAAATATCTGATTTAGAGTCAGAAAACAGAAAGATGAAGGTTGAACTTGAGGAGTTCAGAACAGAAGCTACTCACCTGAAAAATCAACAAGCAACAATACGACGGCTAGAGGACCGTACCCGGCAATTGGAACAACAG atGGAGGAAAAAGTAAAGGAGATTGTGGAGATGAAGCAACGCAGCTTGGCAGAAGAAAATCAGAAAACTATGGAGGTTTTAAAAGAAAG AGAGCAACTATTACAGGATCAACTGCGACAGGCCCAGGATAGTGTTTCTAATATGCAGAAATTACATGAACTTGCACAGAGCAAATTGTTTGAGTACCATGCTCAATCAG AGGAAGATACAGCAGCCAAGCAGACGGAGGTGAATCTTCTGATGGATGAAGTTGAAAGGGCTCAGACTCGCCTGCTGAGTCTAGAGAGGGAGAAG GGAGCTCTTCAATCACAACTACAAACTGCAAATGAAGACAATGATACCAAAAGAAG TGATGATGCCGATTCAAATAGCATCCTGGAAAATTCTTTGAGTGCCAAAGAAAAGATCATCTCCGAACTAAATACTGAACTTCACCGTATCGAAACTACCTTAGCCAATGAACGAGAGCAACATATCAATGAAATCAAGAAGTTGAATGCACTACTCAATGAAAAG GAAATTGCGCTTCAGGAAATTAGGAAAGAGCTCCAGGAAAGGCCAACCGAAAAGTTAGTTGACGATCTGCGCAAGAAAGTTCAGATTTTGCAG GCAGTCGGTTACAACTCAATTGAGGCTGAAGATTGGGAGGTTGCTACTACTGGTGAGGAGATGAGCAAACTTGAGTCTCTACTTCTTGATAAAAATCGTAAAATGGAGCATCAACTGACACAGTTAAAG GTCCAACTCTCTGAAAAAACTTCTTTGGCAGAAACATCTGAAAGCAAGATATTAGAACTTACATCAAAGATCAACGAGCAACAAAAGCTTATACAGAAGTTAGAAGATGATATATTAAAG GGTTACAATTCCAAAGATCGTAAAGGAAGTATGTTTGAGGATTGGGATCTTTCAGAGACTGGTGGAAAGGATTTTTCTGAG AATACAGATCATAAACATGTTTCCTCAGACCAAGATCAGAACTCAATGCTCAAGGTGATATGCAACCAAAGAGACCGATTTCGGGCACGCTTACGTGAGACTGAAGAG GAAATTAGGCAGTTGAAGGAGAGGATAGGGGTGCTGACAACTGAACTTGAGAAGACGAAAGCTGATAATGTCAAGCTTTATGGAAAGATCCGCTATGTTCAGGACTATAATTTAGAGAAAGTAGTCTCTAGAGGATCAAGAAAG CAATCAGCTGAAGATCTTGAAAGTGGCTTCAGCTCAGATGTGGAATCAAAGTATAAGAAAATATACGAAGATGATATAAATCCTTTCGCAGCTTTTTCTAAGAAG GAAAAGGATCTAAGATACAAGGAACTTGGTTTACGGGACAAAATCACTCTTACAAGTGGGCGTTTTCTGCTTGGCAACAA ATATGCACGGACTTTTGCATTTTTCTACACCATTGGGTTGCATATTTTAGTATTTAGCTGTCTCTACCGAATGTCAGCATTAAGTAACCTCAG CCATGGACCTGAAGAATTTGCTGGCAATGAGAAAATCGTAAATCTTCCCCATGCAATGTAG